Below is a genomic region from Mustela lutreola isolate mMusLut2 chromosome 1, mMusLut2.pri, whole genome shotgun sequence.
AGAGCTAAATATAGAAGAGAACTAAGCACGGTTTAAATAGGCATTGCATTTTCTTTGTCCttgaaagtctttatttattttctaactctAGTCAACTTCAAAGTTTCTAGGCCTAAAGTGATTTAGCCCATACTCAATACATGATCACAGCATGTACAAGcattaaggaaatagaaaagatatAGAGAGATACAGTAATAGTaactactaaaattaaaaaagacatagaGTTGCCCtctgggtcttttttcttttcttttcttttttgcttgatAAGTATCTTTTCTCTCTGGATAGCAACACCTAGTTTAGGAAGCAAGATCTCAGCTGGTCTGACGACTGGAGGGGTGGCAGTATTCATCGGGCAACCCACAGAGGTCGTGAAGGTCAGACTTCAAGCACAGAGCCATCTGCATGGTCTCAAGCCTCGCTACACCGGGACTTACAATGCTTACAGAGTCATAGCGACAACAGAAGGCCTGATGGGCCTTTGGAAAGGTAATTGACTTCAAGGTGAATCTGATCATTATTAAAACACATATATCTTAGGGGGTGCCgtggtggcccagtcggttaagcatctgccttcgtctcaggtcatgattggaaTAGAGTCCtgtcattgggctccctcctcagcgaggagtctgcttgtccctctccctctcccacttcccctccccccaacttgtgtgctctcactctagctctctctgaaataaataaataaaaataaattaaaaagaacaccTATATCCTGTCAGCACCTTACCGTATAATGAAGCtgttacacattttcttttttctaggaaCTACTCTCAATCTGACAAGAAATGTCATCATTAATTGTACAGAGCTGGTTACATATGACCTAATGAAGGAAGGCCTTGTGAAAAACAAACTCCTGGCAGGTAAATTCCTCTTAGATACATAACCTGTGGGTCTACACATTTACAGTTTCATCCTGGAGATTCTCCAGGGATGTTGTAGTGAATCCTTTAATCGTAACAGTTGAAAAAACTAAGTAATTTTGAACActacagaacaaaagaaaaaacaaaccaaaaccccaaaacactaacttttagaagtttgctgcaaccaattttttttctgcaaCAAAAAGAAAGTGTAACAGTATTCTTACATCAGCATCATACTCATGTAATACTAGTATATGGGACTTTGGTTagcatcttattcttttttttttttttttttaaagattttatttatttatcagagagagagagggggagagagcgagcacaggcagacagaatggcaggcagaggcagagggagaagcaggctccctgctgagcaaggagcccgatgtgggactcgatcccagaatgctgggatcatgacctgagccgaaggcagctgcttaaccaactgagccacccaggcgtccctagcatCTTATTCTTTATATAGCATAACATCCCACACTCTATCCAGATGAGCTGGTTAGGTAAGGAGCCCATCAGTGTTTTCATCCAAAAGTAGTGCCATTGGATAGGTTCTTAAGACAGTCTAACAGGTTCTAGAGACATTGAAATTCTCCCTGGACAATGACTTTAATTCAACCAAAGAAGTATTAGGTGCCTATGTCTCGGGCATTATGTGATACCCTAAGGGCACAGAGCAGACTCACAGGATATTTTCCTAGAACACTAACAATCCCCTGTGCCACGTACTCTTTGTCATCTTTTTTGGTAAGGGTAAGTGAAAGCTTCCTTGAGATACTTTATTCATTGATGAGACATCCACATTGGTCTTCTGATATCATCGGGTTTCCGAGGATCTGATAGATAACTAAAAACTAGAAGCTTCTTCCAAAAGTCTGCTGCtgatttgtttcattgatctcttttagATGACTTACCCTGCCACTGTGTGTCAGCCCTTATCGCCGGATTTTGCACAACGGCCTTGTGCTCGCCAGTGGATGTGGTAAAAACCCGATTCATTAATTCTCCACCAGGCCAGTACACAAGTGTGCCCAACTGCGCCATGACAATGTTCACCAAGGAAGGACCGCTGGCTTTTTTCAAAGGGTAGGATATGGTCTTCTCTGTCTGTAATGCTGTGTTCAGGCTATCTGTATGCTTTGGGAAGCTGTCTCTTCTAAACAGTCGACCAGCATTAGTCTATGCCGTATgtttagtgtttatttttccttgccATAACTATCACCAGTTACTCTGGGCCAGAAAACTATGATATTAAAATGTTCTCAGCCTTGATCAGAGGCTCATTTAAATTCAGTGACCTCTCTCTTGGTCCCAGCCTATTGGGAATTGGACAGGATTTTGCGTGATCAGGACTAGAGAACTATAAAGTGAAGGGAAAGCATAATAGAGGGCTACACAAAAACAAGATGTGAtttttgctattaaaataattttttagagccgcctgggtggctcagtgggttaagcctctgccttcagctcaggtcatgatctcagggtctgcgactgagccccgcattgggctctctgctcggcggggagcctgcttccccctctctttctgcctccctctctgcctacttgtgatctctctctctgtcaaataaataaataaaatcttataaaagagagaatttcttaagtttttaaaattttttaaattttaattccagttaattaattcCAGTTAGagctgtattagtttcaggtgtccaataTAGCGATTCCACACTTCCATACATCCCCCAACagatcttgtaaataatgctgctataaacataggggtatatGTATCCCTTTGATTTAGTGTTCTTggattctttgggtaaatatccagtagtgtgattgctgaaattttcactgttttaatttgatggactcagatttttttattgtattaaagTCAAACTAGAGAAAAATCATTACCACTGACATAGCAAAGTCATGCAGAAAATGATGTGGTTTGAATAATTATTATGCTCACCTTGAAACCAGTATTGCATAGTAGGCCACTTTTCCTGTTAAGTAGTATTACATTGACTACTACCTTCCTGAGAAAGTACAGTATGAGCTACTGTATGGATGCACTCTGTAAGGATTAAACTGGTGATAATATAGCCATTTCTATAACCCTTTAAAATTGTAAGGCAATGCCTCAAACTTTATGAAATAAGCATAAATGTACCATACACATTATACACAAGCTTTTCAAATCACCATAATTAGCACTAATGGTATATGAATACAAATgagttatattataaaattaattcagAATGGATATCTCAGTTATTGACCATTAACCATTTAAcaatactttcattttttcaaaCTTGAAAGCTTTTGGGGATATATGCTGTAGCaaggatgaaccctgaaaacattatgctgaatAAAATGGGCAAGACACAGGacatatattgtatgatttcacttatgtgaggTATCTAGAGTAGTCAGATTCATACAGACAGAGGTGGAATGGTGATTACCAGAGtctgaggggaggtgggggggtagggcattattattttttttgttttttaggttttattcatttattagagagagcatgggagcatgagtggggctgggggaggggcagagggagagggagaattgggctcccctactgagcagggagccttgatcccaggaccctgagatcatgacctgagctgaagacagatgcttaactgactgagccacccaggtgcctgggaatTATTGTTTAATAGGTACAGTTTCAGTTAGAGATGATCAGAAGGTTCTGGAGAGGTGTAGTGGGGTTGCTCCCAATGTGAATGCACTTAATgctactgaattatacacttaaaatggttaaaatggtaaactaATGAACAATATACcacaattaaaacacacacacacacacacacacacacacacaaatccaggAGTCAGGAGAAATGTATTGAGACCTTAAGGTAACCAAAACCTTTGGGGCATGATTTTTATAGGCcagatctcttttaaaaaatctatccaAAACAGAGTTAACTGATGAcgtctttttctctctgaatgtCTTATTGCTGCAAACGGGCATTCAAAATCAATCATTTGGTCTGCATGGTTTGACagcataacaacaacaaaaaaaacaacacaaaaaaaacagaaaacaaaccacccaaacctcccccccaccccccaaaaagaagaaaagtacctTGATGGTCCTTGACGTCCTTAACGGTCTAAGGCCAAGAATTGCCAAGATTGGGACAGCACTAATTTCTTCACTTTAGAAAATGGTCCACTTACTCATTGATTTTTCTtagctttcttctcttcctctttcaacAGATTCCTACCTCCCATTCAGAAAGCAGAGCAAAAGATAGCAAGAATTTCCTTGCTCCTCAAAAAAAGAGAGTTACGGAAAATGCCCCTTCAGAAAGGACACAAGATTTGGTGTGGTGGGAAGAAAAGCCGTTTATGTATTTGGATAGATGTGATCATTCGGGGTTTCGTGGTTCTGAAGCAGTATTAGACGGCTACATAAAACATTATCTTAGGCATCGCTGGAAAGGGGAGGAATAGgtcattttaaatgtctttatttgagGAGAGTGGTGCAATGAGAAGCAGAAACTGTGTGATAATAGCTTTAAGAATTCCAACAAACTCAAGAGAATGATGACATGCCCTCTTCTAGATTTGTACCTTCCTTCTTGCGATTCGGATCCTGGAACGTCATCATGTTTGTGTGCTTCGAACAGCTGAAGCGAGAACTGACGAAGTCAGGGCGGACCGTGGACTGTGCCACATAACCACCTTCAGGAAAAGGCGGTAACACACCAGGGGGAACCTTTGTTGACCGGATAACTAAAatcaaaaacgaaaacaaaacacCTGTTTCCCCTTATTTCACCCTAAAAAGATAAAGGAGTTCTGATAAAGAGTTTTggacttttcaaagaaaaatgggtGTTTATTTCCTGTGACTTTTATTCTCAGTGTCtcaggaaggagaaagcaaaattCTCAGCATGCACCTTAGCTCATGCAAGGTGCAAATAAGTGACTTCATTTGATTGGCTGTTTTGAGAGGGTGGGAGCCTTACGATTGAATATGAAGAAATTTAACGTTTTCATTATAATTCAAGTTCACAAGAAAGGAAAACGGctgcattttatgtttataaatactTAATGATGAACAGTTCTCAAGAAAATGCTGTTTCCTTTTATTAACCCAGTTGTCAGTTAATATATTCAGTAAAGTATTCCCAGTACCTTTGAATGTTTGCCATTCGGGGTCTATCTCTGAATGTAAAATTTGCGGTGCACTTCTAGCAAGTGAAGGTCTTTAGAATCAACAAGCGTAAACTTACTTTGAATGTAATTGGCACAGATTTCTAATTTTGGGAGTCTGTGTTTTATGGCATTTATAACAACCTCTAATCtaagacactataatcttttggGCATATTGTTATTACAATCATGATATCTGTGTCAGAAGTGCAGAATTTTTGAGGCAGAAGGTACCTTGGGTGAGACAGAAGAATAGTCTGGGATTCCTAGTGAGATAAAAACAAATCTTCATGGCATCTTTCCAGCCAAGCTAAATTCATCATTAGCACCTGTAGGAACCTTTTTCTTATGCCCACAAACTGAGTGCAGAAGAAATAGGGAAAGAATAAACAGATTAGAAAAGAAGTGTAAGACAAAACCCAGGCTTGTTTTGAGCCAAAACCGAAGAATGGAGGAAGGTGTCATTCTATTTGTTTTCATCAGCTCCGCATTCTGTCTACTGTTGTGTTTTTCCCCCTTGACTTATGAGGTTTCCCTGGTGCTTATTTCCCCTGCTGTTAACTGTAAAATGGTCTTGTAGCAGAGGTCTGCAGTATCCCTCATCTCTTTGATCTCACCACTCTAGCGCATGCGCGCCTCACTTCCTGTTGTCCTTTCGGCATCTGTCTAGGGTCTTCCGGCCAGCAGAGCCATCCGTGTGCGCCTGCGCATGGCACACTCGAAGAACGGGAAAGAACACACCCCCTGGGAGCCGCCCTTGCCCAGTAACTGATGGGAGTTTGTGTATAAATACTTTAGTCCCCTCGCCCTCACCCAAGAACTCAAAACCCAGTTACACAGTGTTATTTTGCTTAATACAAAACCCTTTATGGGATGACTTCAGTCCCCTCACTCCTTTACCAGTGTTTCCTGGGATCACCGCCCAAATGAATGACAAATCCTTATTCAAGGTCTGATTCTGGAGGAATCCAAACTAAGACAAACCACAACCTTGGAGTAGCATGCTTC
It encodes:
- the UCP1 gene encoding mitochondrial brown fat uncoupling protein 1, with protein sequence MVGPTALDVPPTMTVKIFSAGVAACVADAITFPLDTVKVRLQIQGECQTSRAIRYKGVLGTITTLAKTEGPVKLYSGLPAGLQRQISFASLRIGLYDTVQEFFSAGKETTPSLGSKISAGLTTGGVAVFIGQPTEVVKVRLQAQSHLHGLKPRYTGTYNAYRVIATTEGLMGLWKGTTLNLTRNVIINCTELVTYDLMKEGLVKNKLLADDLPCHCVSALIAGFCTTALCSPVDVVKTRFINSPPGQYTSVPNCAMTMFTKEGPLAFFKGFVPSFLRFGSWNVIMFVCFEQLKRELTKSGRTVDCAT